One genomic window of Eisenibacter elegans DSM 3317 includes the following:
- a CDS encoding S41 family peptidase, giving the protein MEPNALPPPHEEPIEPKPEIKNSPSQVRLPFFIGITLACGLLLGATMFGGSQQVKDLLNGHAKLKQILTYIDRDYVDTVNTEQLVDYSITKMLEKLDPHTSYIPVKDVQMANAQLEGDFEGIGIEFNIYRDTLVVVATIPGGPSETAGLRAGDKIVAVDGQSISGHTLDNATVYRYLRGKKGSKVTLDIRRKGRSEIFKVIVTRGKIPSYSVDVSYMIDAQTGYIKVSRFSANTYKEFRDALSKLKKQGMTRLMLDLRDNPGGYLDRAVDMADELIPGNAKIVYTKGKNSKYDVESRAHIKGLFESGAIVVLINEGSASASEIMAGALQDNDRALIVGRRSFGKGLVQVPMELNDGSELRLTISRYYTPSGRSIQKPYQNDPDGSQYKNDLRERYNHGELFTADSIKFDPGLQYTTKAGRTVYGGGGIMPDVFVPLDTTQDTRLLNQLYEFNIIRAYALSYYEDHQQALSTQTYSAYYEGFVVNEKMHQALQKMALDAGIKIDAGEYRQSQTLIAQHLKAWIARSVWKEEGFFPIWLERDEIFKKALTLFEEAARIGQ; this is encoded by the coding sequence ATGGAACCCAACGCCCTACCCCCTCCTCACGAAGAACCTATTGAGCCTAAACCCGAAATTAAGAACAGCCCCTCACAAGTCCGATTGCCATTTTTTATCGGCATCACCTTGGCTTGTGGATTGCTTTTGGGTGCTACGATGTTTGGTGGAAGCCAACAAGTAAAAGATTTGCTCAATGGCCACGCCAAGCTCAAACAAATTCTGACTTATATTGATCGCGACTACGTCGATACCGTCAATACGGAGCAATTGGTAGACTATTCGATTACCAAGATGCTCGAAAAGCTGGATCCACACACCTCTTACATCCCTGTTAAGGATGTTCAGATGGCCAACGCACAGCTAGAAGGTGATTTTGAGGGTATTGGGATAGAGTTCAATATCTACCGCGATACCTTGGTTGTTGTGGCTACCATCCCCGGGGGGCCATCCGAAACAGCCGGGTTGCGCGCCGGCGATAAGATTGTCGCCGTCGATGGGCAGAGTATCTCGGGCCATACACTTGACAACGCCACCGTATATCGCTATCTGCGCGGCAAGAAAGGTAGCAAAGTAACCCTCGACATTCGCCGCAAAGGACGCTCCGAGATCTTCAAAGTGATTGTTACGAGAGGCAAAATACCTAGCTACTCTGTTGATGTCAGTTATATGATTGATGCACAAACGGGCTATATCAAAGTCAGCCGCTTTTCGGCCAATACCTATAAGGAATTTCGCGATGCACTCAGCAAGCTTAAAAAACAAGGGATGACACGCTTGATGCTCGACCTCAGAGACAACCCCGGCGGCTATCTCGATAGGGCTGTAGATATGGCCGATGAGTTGATACCGGGCAATGCCAAGATTGTATACACCAAGGGCAAAAATTCAAAGTATGATGTAGAGTCTCGTGCGCACATCAAGGGGCTTTTTGAAAGCGGTGCAATCGTAGTACTGATTAACGAAGGAAGTGCCTCTGCTTCCGAGATTATGGCCGGCGCTTTGCAAGACAATGACCGTGCACTGATTGTCGGTCGCCGCTCCTTTGGCAAAGGCCTCGTGCAAGTTCCAATGGAGCTAAACGATGGCTCAGAGCTACGCCTGACCATTTCTCGGTACTATACACCCAGTGGGCGAAGTATCCAGAAGCCCTACCAAAACGACCCCGACGGCTCCCAATACAAAAACGACTTGCGCGAGCGCTACAACCACGGCGAGCTGTTTACTGCCGATAGCATCAAGTTTGACCCAGGCCTCCAATATACCACCAAAGCAGGCCGCACAGTGTATGGCGGCGGTGGTATTATGCCGGATGTGTTTGTGCCACTAGATACCACCCAAGATACCCGCCTGCTCAACCAACTCTATGAGTTTAATATCATCAGGGCCTACGCCTTGAGCTATTATGAAGACCACCAACAGGCACTCAGCACACAGACTTATAGCGCTTATTATGAGGGCTTTGTTGTGAATGAGAAAATGCACCAAGCTTTACAAAAAATGGCTTTGGATGCTGGAATCAAGATTGATGCAGGAGAATATCGGCAAAGCCAAACTCTGATAGCCCAACACCTCAAGGCTTGGATAGCCCGCAGTGTTTGGAAAGAAGAAGGCTTTTTCCCGATTTGGTTGGAGCGAGATGAGATTTTCAAAAAAGCGCTCACTCTATTTGAAGAAGCCGCTCGGATAGGACAATAA
- a CDS encoding acyloxyacyl hydrolase: MGLAQARPHWVYGLKWGIGPMIPDKVLTPHLTEATPWTITGKILRQTAGAKAWEQAYGLPRYGLMLAYTDFQTEALGQGLSMTYTGDFVIYRGRKQAIHTELGMGLGWVSNPYRRVGNHKNLMTGSSLNAVSISTLSYHYRLDSQWEASLSIGLRHFSNGATQLPNWGINVVQLGAGLQYRPKPSEETNASLGAAEKTLPYWYQELYSAAAWTEQYPTEGDKYPVWNLHWIVARRLNEKLAWHSGLDWMYNERFLFYQEDFQQSRHSPWRVSITQGIDVVMGRFSTTIALGLYIYKPQPFDSRLYQRFGWKYYWHKRWFGLFALRTQGGSVDNLEFGMGYRLGAVSF; the protein is encoded by the coding sequence ATGGGTCTTGCTCAAGCACGCCCTCATTGGGTCTATGGGTTGAAATGGGGAATAGGCCCTATGATTCCTGACAAAGTCTTGACTCCACACTTGACAGAAGCTACGCCTTGGACTATCACGGGGAAAATACTCCGACAAACTGCTGGCGCTAAGGCTTGGGAACAGGCGTATGGCCTACCACGCTATGGTCTGATGCTGGCCTATACTGATTTTCAGACAGAGGCTCTTGGGCAGGGCTTGTCTATGACCTATACCGGTGATTTTGTGATATATCGAGGGCGCAAGCAAGCTATTCATACAGAGCTGGGAATGGGTTTGGGATGGGTGAGTAACCCATACCGCAGGGTAGGCAATCACAAAAACCTGATGACCGGAAGCTCACTCAATGCTGTGTCTATCAGTACCTTAAGCTACCACTACCGGCTGGATTCTCAATGGGAGGCTTCTTTGAGTATAGGGCTAAGGCACTTCTCAAATGGCGCTACACAACTCCCCAACTGGGGTATCAATGTCGTACAGCTGGGCGCAGGGCTACAGTATCGCCCCAAGCCCTCGGAGGAGACCAACGCCAGCCTTGGTGCAGCAGAAAAAACCTTGCCTTATTGGTATCAGGAGCTGTATAGTGCTGCCGCTTGGACAGAGCAATATCCTACCGAAGGAGACAAATATCCGGTATGGAACTTACACTGGATAGTAGCGCGCCGCCTCAACGAGAAACTGGCTTGGCATTCGGGCCTTGATTGGATGTATAACGAGCGCTTTTTGTTTTATCAAGAAGATTTTCAGCAGAGCCGACACAGCCCTTGGCGGGTAAGCATTACGCAAGGCATCGATGTGGTGATGGGGCGGTTCAGCACTACCATTGCGCTCGGGCTATATATATACAAACCCCAGCCCTTCGACTCTAGGCTTTATCAGCGGTTTGGCTGGAAGTATTATTGGCATAAGCGTTGGTTTGGGCTATTTGCCCTGCGCACACAGGGCGGCAGTGTGGACAACCTTGAGTTTGGTATGGGATACCGCCTAGGCGCGGTGAGCTTCTGA
- a CDS encoding hydroxysqualene dehydroxylase: MSNTRIVILGGGVAGMSAAHELIERGFEVLVYEKQAQYVGGKARSVDYFGEGSSPYALPLPGEHGFRFFPGFYKHITDTMQRTPTGRGGHCADNLVFSQTAMMASFGKPPLLTLVNFPKSLKDLELMLFAFVEAPEVTGLTHEDASFFASKLWQLMSSSFERRADEYERISWWEFTEAAARSKAYQQYFVGGLTRTLVAAKAEEVSTKTGGNILLQLLFLMANPKAHADRVLNQPTNEAWLYPWRDYLLQKGVQYHHGCEVVGLKYQDGQIRSATIQDSEGVKEEITADFFISAMPVERIAALLNEDLLQADPSLGQLTQLAQDVAWMTGIQFFLNKDLPLNRGHTIYTDSPWALTSISQLQFWPSYDISNRGNGRVRGILSVDISDWFTPGLNGKKAADCSSKEEVKQEVWNELKLSLNVEGKTLLSDDMLEDYYLDRDIGFNQNNSVAMGTTNEEPLLVNKINTWGLRPEAYTAIKNFMLASDYVRTHTDLATMEGANEAARRAVNAILSRLNYKGTYCGVWPLQEPDVLRVYRWYDYKQYQKGRPWAGGKLPFPYNVLNWANFVWDFLRSIFKPRKSK, from the coding sequence ATGAGCAATACACGCATCGTTATTTTGGGAGGTGGAGTTGCAGGGATGAGTGCCGCGCACGAACTGATAGAACGCGGCTTTGAAGTGCTTGTTTATGAAAAACAAGCCCAATATGTAGGCGGTAAAGCTCGCAGTGTCGATTATTTTGGAGAGGGCTCCAGTCCATATGCGTTACCCCTGCCAGGGGAGCACGGATTTCGCTTCTTCCCAGGGTTTTACAAACACATTACAGACACGATGCAACGTACACCTACTGGCAGAGGGGGGCATTGTGCAGATAATTTGGTGTTCTCCCAAACAGCTATGATGGCCAGCTTTGGCAAACCTCCCTTACTAACCTTGGTCAATTTCCCCAAGTCCTTGAAAGACTTGGAGCTGATGCTCTTTGCTTTTGTAGAAGCCCCAGAGGTTACAGGGCTTACACATGAAGATGCTAGCTTTTTTGCCTCCAAACTGTGGCAACTGATGAGCAGCAGCTTTGAGCGTAGAGCTGATGAGTATGAACGCATTTCTTGGTGGGAGTTTACAGAAGCCGCTGCGCGCAGTAAAGCATATCAACAATACTTTGTGGGTGGGCTTACACGCACATTGGTAGCCGCTAAGGCCGAGGAAGTCAGCACCAAAACAGGCGGTAATATCCTGTTACAGTTGTTATTTTTAATGGCCAATCCTAAAGCTCATGCGGACAGGGTGCTCAACCAACCTACCAACGAAGCTTGGCTTTATCCTTGGAGAGACTACCTGCTACAAAAAGGGGTACAGTACCATCACGGCTGTGAAGTAGTTGGGTTGAAATACCAAGATGGCCAGATTCGCTCAGCAACCATCCAAGATAGTGAGGGAGTCAAAGAGGAGATAACCGCCGATTTTTTTATTTCAGCTATGCCCGTAGAGCGCATAGCTGCGCTTCTGAATGAAGACCTGCTGCAAGCTGATCCTAGCCTAGGGCAATTGACACAACTGGCGCAAGATGTAGCTTGGATGACTGGAATACAGTTTTTTTTGAACAAAGACCTGCCTCTCAATAGAGGACATACTATCTATACAGATTCTCCTTGGGCGCTGACTTCTATCTCTCAGTTGCAGTTTTGGCCTAGTTATGACATTAGCAATCGAGGAAATGGACGAGTACGTGGTATTCTTTCTGTCGATATTTCTGATTGGTTTACTCCAGGGTTGAATGGTAAAAAAGCCGCAGATTGCAGCAGTAAAGAAGAGGTTAAGCAGGAGGTGTGGAATGAGCTGAAACTCAGCCTTAATGTAGAAGGTAAAACCCTATTGAGTGATGACATGCTTGAAGACTATTATCTTGACCGAGACATAGGCTTTAATCAAAATAATAGTGTGGCTATGGGTACAACCAACGAAGAACCACTACTAGTCAATAAAATCAATACTTGGGGCTTGCGCCCAGAGGCATATACTGCTATAAAAAACTTTATGTTAGCCTCGGATTATGTGCGCACACATACAGACCTCGCTACTATGGAAGGGGCTAATGAAGCTGCCCGCCGTGCTGTAAATGCAATTTTGAGCCGTCTCAATTACAAAGGGACATATTGTGGGGTATGGCCTCTTCAAGAGCCAGATGTTTTGCGTGTGTATCGTTGGTACGACTATAAACAATACCAAAAAGGCCGTCCATGGGCTGGAGGAAAGCTGCCCTTTCCGTATAATGTGCTTAATTGGGCGAATTTTGTTTGGGATTTTTTAAGAAGTATTTTTAAGCCTAGAAAATCAAAATAA
- a CDS encoding cytochrome P450: MKPSPNLRSWHPLGSAGLFRKDPVAFFKKLEALDMPLVEFRLAILRCTYLNSASAIKYAMQTNLQNFSKGGIFYQTAQEIVGDGLVFLNGEVWKNRRMALNPLFYKQSIESYFEVMCQQASALCQKWDTAAAQNQPVNAVEDIHYSAFSIGAQTLFGTGLYEQEIQTLIREMDFMLVEVKRRTEQGISLPLFVPTPKNIRLKRSMRTFDSLVTELIARQSSENQQYTLISLLQHIKDEATGKPALSEKNIKDEIKVFFVAGTDTSTHSLAWTLYLLAKHPVVLRKLQQEIDTVVGAESLTLAHTEALEYTEQVLQEAMRLYPPAWLISRSVETDDQVEGFSIRKHTNVFISPYMLHRHPNYWVNPDAFEPERFAAEQKASIPKDAYIPFGIGGRKCIGFRFAMLEMKTILTLLVQRFEWQIPLPDQVKAEFSSTLKPQNLQLLIQSRL; the protein is encoded by the coding sequence ATGAAACCAAGCCCAAACCTCCGCTCTTGGCACCCTTTAGGAAGCGCAGGGCTTTTTCGTAAAGACCCTGTGGCGTTTTTCAAAAAACTGGAGGCACTTGATATGCCTTTGGTGGAGTTTCGGCTGGCCATTCTCCGCTGTACCTATCTCAACAGTGCCTCAGCTATAAAGTATGCCATGCAGACCAATCTTCAAAACTTCAGCAAGGGAGGTATTTTTTACCAAACCGCTCAGGAGATTGTAGGAGATGGGTTGGTTTTTTTGAATGGGGAGGTCTGGAAAAATAGGCGTATGGCACTTAATCCGCTGTTTTATAAACAAAGTATCGAAAGCTATTTTGAGGTGATGTGCCAACAAGCCAGCGCATTGTGTCAAAAATGGGATACCGCAGCAGCGCAAAATCAGCCTGTCAACGCAGTAGAAGACATCCACTACAGTGCTTTTAGTATCGGCGCTCAGACATTGTTTGGCACAGGACTATATGAACAAGAGATACAGACTCTTATCCGCGAAATGGATTTCATGTTGGTGGAGGTCAAACGACGAACAGAACAAGGTATCTCGCTGCCCTTATTTGTTCCTACGCCCAAAAATATACGGCTAAAACGCAGTATGCGAACCTTTGATAGCCTAGTAACGGAGCTTATTGCTAGGCAGTCCTCTGAAAATCAACAATATACACTTATATCTTTACTGCAACACATCAAAGATGAAGCAACCGGAAAGCCGGCCTTGTCAGAAAAAAATATCAAGGACGAAATCAAAGTTTTCTTTGTGGCTGGTACCGATACAAGCACTCATTCTTTGGCTTGGACGCTTTACCTTCTGGCCAAACATCCAGTGGTCTTGCGCAAACTACAACAAGAAATAGATACCGTCGTAGGCGCAGAATCCCTTACTTTGGCGCATACGGAGGCTTTGGAGTATACCGAACAGGTACTTCAAGAGGCGATGAGGCTCTACCCACCGGCTTGGTTGATTAGCAGGTCTGTCGAAACCGATGACCAAGTAGAAGGTTTTAGTATTCGTAAACACACCAATGTCTTTATTTCTCCTTATATGCTGCATCGGCATCCCAACTATTGGGTAAACCCCGACGCATTTGAGCCAGAGAGGTTTGCCGCCGAGCAAAAAGCCTCGATACCCAAAGACGCATATATTCCTTTTGGTATCGGCGGGCGTAAATGTATTGGATTTCGGTTTGCAATGTTAGAGATGAAGACTATCTTAACGCTCCTTGTGCAGAGGTTTGAGTGGCAAATCCCTTTGCCTGACCAAGTAAAGGCAGAGTTTTCATCTACATTAAAACCTCAAAACTTACAATTATTGATTCAGTCTAGATTATGA
- a CDS encoding ArnT family glycosyltransferase → MQAILRNRTLLWVFFGLALFNVFLNNHNTSLWDEDEAAYAGFAHVMRTTGNWVVPDFLWSEPHRKTPLHFWAIAGSYWLFGENEFAVRFPSALSVVLTCLTLYWLGREVFGREVTLGAALLMACSILLPNLGKISVTDALLTFFETVAALAIIRHYERPSWRWAGLLWAAVALGVLVKGPPILILTFGMMGLLVLFHPKRWRFVSLHPWLGLPLALLPLWLWGRAAWLSDGGVYIRWMIDWYILKRASGGVAFGQWGPPGYFLLVFFISFLPWAVFFPKAIGRFFRRAVRWQPEPTYLYLGVWFVAGWFLYELIPSKLPSYAMGAYAGFALLLSQTILDTESEGFVQTTDLRVGQWLLLIFTLLIGVGLIVGASLLLDAWGIGMAVITAVFWTGLGLVAWQAYRRGALERGIKASALQVLLFVFFAWLLIVPSFEQPRGATKRIAQSIASESTKDTEVVMARPFYPSLPFYLTQVPRHYRGLAHADFAQVFDLYARPQKTVLIFDAPKYQEFLDGLAERQQVPPQHTRIISGWMADMGKLIDYTLVYNYPPAN, encoded by the coding sequence ATGCAGGCCATTTTGCGCAACCGCACCCTTCTGTGGGTCTTTTTTGGATTAGCCCTTTTCAATGTCTTCCTCAACAATCACAATACTTCCCTTTGGGACGAAGACGAGGCCGCCTATGCTGGCTTTGCCCACGTGATGCGGACTACAGGCAACTGGGTTGTTCCTGACTTTTTGTGGTCAGAACCCCACCGCAAGACACCACTACATTTTTGGGCGATTGCGGGCAGTTATTGGCTTTTTGGCGAAAACGAATTTGCAGTGCGTTTTCCCAGCGCTTTGTCAGTAGTTTTGACCTGTCTGACACTTTACTGGCTTGGGCGTGAGGTTTTTGGTCGCGAAGTAACCCTTGGAGCCGCCCTTCTGATGGCCTGCTCTATCTTATTGCCCAACTTGGGGAAAATCTCCGTAACCGACGCATTGTTGACCTTTTTTGAGACCGTAGCGGCGTTGGCCATCATTCGGCACTACGAGCGTCCCAGTTGGCGCTGGGCAGGGCTGTTGTGGGCAGCCGTAGCGCTGGGAGTGCTGGTCAAAGGCCCTCCTATTCTGATTTTGACCTTTGGGATGATGGGCTTGTTGGTCTTGTTTCATCCCAAACGCTGGCGTTTTGTTTCACTACACCCTTGGCTAGGCTTGCCCTTGGCCCTTCTGCCGCTTTGGCTTTGGGGGCGGGCGGCTTGGCTCAGCGATGGCGGAGTCTACATCCGTTGGATGATTGATTGGTATATCCTCAAACGCGCTTCAGGTGGCGTTGCTTTTGGGCAATGGGGTCCTCCGGGATATTTCTTATTGGTGTTTTTCATTTCCTTCCTTCCTTGGGCGGTATTTTTCCCCAAGGCCATCGGGCGTTTTTTCCGCCGTGCGGTGCGTTGGCAGCCCGAGCCAACCTACCTCTACCTAGGTGTGTGGTTTGTAGCAGGTTGGTTTTTGTATGAGCTTATTCCGAGCAAGCTGCCCTCTTATGCTATGGGAGCCTATGCAGGCTTTGCCCTTTTGTTGTCTCAGACGATACTCGACACAGAGTCCGAAGGGTTTGTCCAAACCACAGACTTGCGTGTGGGGCAATGGTTGCTGCTTATCTTCACCCTCTTGATAGGGGTTGGTCTGATTGTAGGGGCAAGCCTTCTGCTCGATGCTTGGGGCATTGGGATGGCTGTCATTACGGCTGTTTTCTGGACAGGGCTGGGCTTGGTCGCTTGGCAAGCATACCGTCGTGGTGCCTTAGAACGCGGCATCAAAGCCTCGGCCCTACAGGTGCTCTTGTTTGTCTTTTTTGCTTGGCTCTTGATAGTACCTTCGTTTGAGCAGCCACGCGGCGCTACCAAGCGCATCGCTCAGAGCATCGCCAGCGAAAGCACAAAGGATACAGAAGTAGTAATGGCTCGCCCGTTTTATCCGAGCTTGCCTTTTTACCTTACCCAAGTGCCGCGCCATTATCGTGGGTTAGCACACGCAGACTTTGCCCAAGTATTTGACCTATATGCGCGCCCTCAGAAAACAGTGCTTATTTTTGATGCTCCCAAGTACCAAGAGTTTTTGGATGGGCTGGCCGAACGCCAACAAGTTCCCCCCCAACATACCCGCATCATCAGCGGATGGATGGCCGATATGGGCAAGCTGATTGACTATACCCTGGTCTATAACTACCCCCCGGCCAATTGA
- the hisIE gene encoding bifunctional phosphoribosyl-AMP cyclohydrolase/phosphoribosyl-ATP diphosphatase HisIE has translation MNFDKNADGLIPAIIQDAQTRKVLMLGYMNAEAYAQTKATGIITFFSRSKQRLWVKGETSGNYLHVVDMMLDCDEDTLLVLARPVGPVCHTGTDTCFKESNQENLWFLESLQGLIASRALEAAQGLDSKSYTVELFRKGVNKIAQKVGEEAVETVIEATNGTPERLREEAADLLYHLLVLLQSQEMRLQDIIAVLQARNQKP, from the coding sequence ATGAACTTTGATAAAAATGCGGATGGGCTGATTCCAGCCATCATCCAAGATGCTCAAACACGCAAGGTCTTGATGTTGGGCTATATGAACGCAGAGGCCTATGCTCAAACCAAGGCCACTGGTATTATTACCTTCTTCAGTCGTAGTAAACAACGACTTTGGGTAAAAGGCGAAACCTCTGGCAATTACCTACACGTAGTCGATATGATGCTCGACTGCGACGAGGACACCCTGCTTGTCTTGGCGCGCCCCGTAGGGCCGGTATGCCACACAGGGACAGACACCTGCTTCAAAGAAAGTAACCAAGAAAACCTCTGGTTTCTCGAATCACTCCAAGGTCTCATCGCCAGCCGCGCCCTAGAGGCCGCCCAAGGCCTAGACTCCAAGTCTTATACAGTAGAGCTTTTTAGAAAGGGAGTCAATAAGATTGCCCAAAAAGTAGGCGAAGAAGCTGTAGAAACCGTTATTGAAGCAACCAACGGCACGCCCGAACGCCTGCGTGAGGAGGCCGCCGACCTGCTGTACCATCTATTGGTACTGCTCCAAAGTCAAGAAATGAGGTTGCAAGATATCATCGCAGTATTGCAGGCCCGCAACCAGAAGCCCTAA
- a CDS encoding PP2C family protein-serine/threonine phosphatase: MKLSISKIFRLNTLDSEERIQRVSLIRIILLTCFFGIPYSIIYITAFGIWAGSLVVGTYITLSFLNLGYFYFTNQYNTFRTIQLVLILLLPLSTQVALGGFMSSSAVGITSLLAPVGALMFHRVRVARIMFYLYLICLITAGLIEYFLLSQQTLVSREIQIMFFVFIMLAASIIIYFLLEYVVSQKNQSQAIVLAQNKDLLIKQDEISASNEELQQQREEMQALLDVVQGQNEVIKRNNEDLTASITYASRIQGVLLPTEQKMLDLFQQQFFVLYHPRDIVSGDFYWCEQVEDKIILAVGDCTGHGVPGAFMSMLAIAGLNSVIFQEKITSPELILNALHRYIYQSLRQDNKMNVDGMDILLVSIEPEQISFAGAMNSLFYLQKGVISEIKGDKKPIGGEQYGKVREYTKHHIPKLDSPTILYLSTDGYRDQFGGPQGKKLMKSTFVELLAKHHTHPFDTQKIILDTTIQEWMKESNESQVDDILVVGLCV; the protein is encoded by the coding sequence ATGAAGCTAAGTATTTCCAAAATATTTCGACTAAATACACTTGACTCCGAAGAACGTATACAGCGGGTTAGCCTGATTAGGATCATCCTGCTTACTTGTTTTTTTGGCATCCCTTATTCTATTATATACATTACAGCTTTTGGTATTTGGGCTGGTTCCTTAGTAGTGGGTACTTACATTACGCTTTCCTTCCTTAACCTCGGTTATTTTTATTTCACCAATCAGTACAATACCTTCCGCACGATACAGTTGGTACTTATTCTACTACTGCCTCTTAGCACACAAGTAGCCTTGGGAGGGTTTATGAGTTCGAGTGCTGTAGGAATCACTTCTTTGCTTGCGCCAGTAGGAGCACTGATGTTTCATCGTGTCCGTGTTGCAAGGATAATGTTTTACCTATACCTTATTTGTTTGATAACTGCGGGGTTGATAGAATACTTCTTGTTGAGTCAGCAAACGTTGGTGAGCAGGGAAATACAGATTATGTTTTTCGTATTCATTATGCTGGCAGCCAGCATCATTATTTATTTTTTGCTAGAATATGTAGTTAGTCAAAAAAACCAGAGTCAGGCAATCGTATTAGCGCAAAATAAAGATTTACTCATCAAGCAAGATGAAATATCGGCTAGCAATGAAGAGCTACAACAACAACGCGAAGAAATGCAGGCCTTGCTTGATGTAGTACAGGGTCAAAACGAGGTTATCAAGCGTAATAATGAAGACCTAACGGCTAGCATCACCTACGCAAGCCGCATACAAGGAGTTTTGCTACCCACCGAGCAAAAAATGCTAGACTTGTTCCAACAACAGTTTTTTGTACTTTACCATCCTCGCGATATCGTTTCTGGAGACTTTTACTGGTGTGAGCAAGTCGAAGATAAAATTATTCTGGCTGTAGGAGACTGCACCGGCCACGGAGTACCAGGCGCATTTATGTCTATGCTTGCCATTGCAGGACTTAACAGTGTGATATTTCAAGAAAAAATAACTTCGCCAGAGTTGATACTCAATGCCCTACACCGATATATCTACCAGTCTTTGCGCCAAGACAATAAGATGAATGTTGATGGGATGGACATCTTGCTAGTATCTATCGAGCCAGAGCAGATTTCGTTTGCAGGAGCGATGAATAGCTTGTTTTATTTGCAAAAAGGGGTTATTTCAGAGATAAAAGGAGATAAAAAACCTATCGGTGGTGAGCAGTATGGCAAAGTCCGCGAGTATACCAAACATCATATTCCCAAACTTGATAGCCCTACCATCTTGTACCTTAGCACAGATGGCTATCGCGATCAATTTGGAGGCCCTCAGGGCAAAAAACTAATGAAAAGTACTTTTGTGGAGTTGCTCGCAAAGCATCATACGCATCCTTTTGATACACAAAAAATCATTCTAGATACTACTATTCAAGAATGGATGAAGGAATCTAACGAGTCTCAGGTGGATGATATCTTGGTGGTTGGCTTATGTGTTTGA
- a CDS encoding acyl-CoA dehydrogenase family protein: protein MKSQYFTEEHELFRQSVRQFFDKEVVPNADKWEQERRIPKEIFQKMGEQGYLGINFSEEFGGINADFWYSVVFLEELGRTNLAGFTTAVSVHQYMAINHIAEVGSYELKQQYLAPAIRGEKVAALGITEPGTGSDVANITTKAERDGDHYVINGSKTFISNGTYGDFITLACKTAPQMGMGGISLIVVDLDAPGVTRTKLNKMGWHSSDTAEISFDNVRVPLSNIIGQENMGFYYLMGSLQLERLVAAIMAVPGAQGIVDHTLQYLHERQAFNRPLAKFQVIRHTIAELSTEIEMARQMVYNSCWLHSEGEVIVKEASMAKLYASELVNRTVDRCLQFFGGYGYMEDYPICRMYRDARVGTIAGGTSEIMKEIISKVVIDGVKFGAVYQGNNKKSTAK, encoded by the coding sequence ATGAAATCACAGTATTTTACCGAAGAACACGAGCTGTTTCGCCAGAGTGTTCGTCAGTTTTTTGACAAAGAGGTTGTTCCCAATGCTGACAAATGGGAGCAAGAGCGCCGTATCCCTAAAGAGATTTTTCAGAAAATGGGAGAGCAGGGCTATCTGGGTATCAACTTTTCGGAAGAGTTTGGGGGAATCAATGCTGATTTTTGGTATTCGGTCGTTTTTCTCGAAGAGCTTGGGCGTACCAACCTCGCCGGCTTTACGACTGCCGTCAGCGTACACCAATATATGGCCATCAACCACATAGCCGAAGTTGGTAGCTATGAGCTTAAACAACAATATCTCGCCCCGGCTATCCGAGGGGAGAAGGTGGCCGCTCTCGGCATTACTGAGCCGGGCACAGGCTCTGATGTAGCCAATATCACCACCAAGGCTGAGCGCGACGGCGACCACTACGTCATCAATGGTTCTAAAACCTTTATCAGCAATGGTACCTATGGCGACTTTATCACCTTGGCCTGTAAAACAGCCCCACAAATGGGGATGGGAGGCATCAGCCTTATTGTGGTAGACCTTGACGCACCAGGCGTAACCCGCACTAAGCTCAATAAAATGGGCTGGCATTCTTCTGATACTGCCGAAATCAGTTTTGACAATGTTCGCGTACCCCTCAGCAATATCATCGGGCAAGAGAATATGGGCTTCTACTACCTGATGGGCAGCCTGCAATTAGAGCGCCTTGTGGCGGCTATTATGGCGGTTCCCGGAGCACAAGGCATCGTAGACCATACCCTGCAATACCTCCACGAGCGCCAAGCTTTCAACCGCCCGTTGGCCAAATTTCAGGTCATTCGCCATACCATTGCAGAGCTCAGCACCGAAATCGAAATGGCTCGCCAGATGGTATACAACAGCTGCTGGCTCCATAGCGAGGGTGAGGTGATTGTAAAAGAAGCTTCTATGGCCAAACTCTATGCCTCAGAATTGGTAAACCGCACAGTAGACCGCTGCTTGCAGTTCTTTGGCGGCTATGGATATATGGAAGATTACCCTATATGCCGTATGTACCGCGACGCACGCGTGGGCACAATCGCCGGCGGAACTTCCGAGATTATGAAGGAAATCATCTCCAAAGTCGTAATCGACGGGGTCAAGTTTGGCGCTGTTTACCAAGGCAACAACAAAAAAAGTACAGCCAAATAA